Genomic DNA from Lepeophtheirus salmonis chromosome 9, UVic_Lsal_1.4, whole genome shotgun sequence:
TTCGCCTCTAGTTAAAAGATCCATCAAAAAAGCAGGTGTAGAAGGATCCTCTCTCAGTGGAGGACTCAACACGTAGCCAGCTGCGTGTCTCCAACATGAATGATAGTAATGTTGTCCATCGCATGCCAAAGAAGCAGCAATAGGTTCACCAAATACAACTGCCCCTCTGTTACGATGCCTAATAATTGTTTCGGCGGCAGGTTTTCCCATAACGTGAACCACATACAGTGGACATTTTACTTGATTAGCAAGAGTACAAGCTCTGAACACTGCTTCAGTTTCAATATCTTCTGGACGAGACAAAGGATGACCTTCTGGTCCTGTAATCCCTTTTGCTAAAATTCGTTGCTGATTCTCAGCAATAGCCTCTCCATTTTCGGCATGAACCTGCGCAAGACCTCCGACAGCTCTGCAAGTTTTCATACACTCTAACATTTCATCATTGGTGAGCATAAATATGTCCTTGTAAGccataaacattttaaatgaattaattccaaATGTATCTGAACAAATCTTGGACATTTCATGGCGAACATCTTCATTCCAATGCGTTACTGCCATGTGCAAACTATAATCACAGCATACGCGTCCATCAGCTTTTGTTCTCCACTTGTTATACGCCTCAATTAGGGATTCCcctattacaaaatattgtttaattacaaaattaatactcttTATAAACCTGTCATTGATTTACCTTTAGCGGGTATAACAAAGTCTATCACCATGGTTGTTCCACCAGCCAATGCAGCCTTGGTTCCAGTGTAGAAATCATCAATTGATTTTGTACCCATGAAAGGCATCTCAAAGTGGGTATGGGTATCGATCCCTCCAGGCATTACTAGTCGTCCAGTTGCATCAATTACCTTTGTACCTCCAGGTATATCTAAATTCTGGCCAACTTTGGTGATAAGTctataaaagaagaaacatcATATCAAGCCTGGATACATTACTATACCTATAAGCATTTGTTACTTACCGATCCTCAATATATACATCCGCACGGAATATTCCATCTTCATTGACTACGTCGCCTCCTTTAATAATGAGCCGATTTTGTGAGCTTTGTAGATGACGAGGAACCTTCTTGACGTGGGGTTCTTCATCCATATTGTAATATTAGTccaaaagtatttgaataaacTTAAATAGACAATAATTGCCAATTGTTAATAAGGTATTGCACCtaattatataagtaactaataattaaaaacctgtattgataatttttgatcttAGCAGTGGTGCATAAAACTATGACAcgtgggtttaaaaaaataaaagaagcctAAAATGAACATGGAAATCCttacaattggaagaatgtttgcAAGGAGTGCAGGTTAGCTGATATTAATgttgcatatatgtataataccaCTTTGGCATTAATGTATCAAATATACATGGTGTTCCAAAATAAGAGTTAGGTCTAATGTATAATTGATACAACATCTCATATACATTTTGAAGTCTTCATGCCCATCGGTAtccatatatgaaaatttaaaaataagtgatCTATATCCGCCCGAGATATGGACTTGTACTTTTTGGGCAATGGTAGTGTAATTAAAATCATAAGATgggtttaaaaaatgaacttttcaaggaaattttgctttatatttgGGCTGTAAAAccattttaactaaaaattttaattaaattaaaaaaagttggatgATTTCGTCAAATGATATGAGCAAAAGAGCACGCAGATCCTTGTTGGATTAACCAGTATGGTCTGGGATTATTCAGAACCCATTACAATCATTCTTGAATGGTTGTGTTCATGTTGGGTCGAAATATGGACCAAAATGTTGAGTACTATGCAATTGCTTCCTCAATCTCATTATTAATTCGGACGGAGCATCAAGGTGATCTAttcttacaattatttttcgtttaaaaattagttcagtttaaagaaatacttattaaaaggtaactattatttatttagagaatTTATGtatccttttaaaataaatgactaCTTCAAGAAAATTCACGAGGAGACCAGGCAAAAAACTAAgcttttttccctaaaaaaaggGGCTCATTCATTCCCTACTTTATGATTTGAAGAAAATAGTAGCAGAAAAAGTTTACTATCACTTCAGTAACGGTTAATTATTCTTGCAATGTGGTTTGTGTAACAATTGTTAGACAATCTTGAGACGTTAAAACTATGATACGCCAAGAAAGCTTCCAGGtatagtatttatttctttggtAGCTCATTAACTTTGAACTAAGTTGACTTTTTTCAGAATACATCATTGAGAAGAGAGAATGTAAGAAGACCATGCCAAAACTTGGCATTGATGGTGgccaaggttttttttaaagtatgctTAAGTATTCAAGAGCAAGATCCAGCTCATCTCTTCACCTCAAAAGGCCAAAAATACTCTGGGGCGAAGAAAATGTTTTTGCTTGCAATTGTGGAGGACTGtcctgaaaatttatttaatgtcgGAACCATCCTGTATAAGTGGCATGTGATTTCAAATTGCTAAATATGTGACTGACTTGGACTGCAGAACCATGCAGCTACCTACTCTTGCTACTCGTGTGAGCCCAAGAACATATGAGAAAGACCCCTTGAGGACTTTTGGCAACATCAAAGCAAActataatgattttaattatgttGGCAAAGAAGACAGAAAGGTTGCCAGGGACTTCAAACTGGATACTCTCGAGCAAATTGaccacaaaaatgtatttggacATATTGATGCCCTTTGCTCATTCGACAAATTAAAGCAGTGGAGTTTTTGCAACACTCTTGATTTAAATTATGCCAAACTGATTGAAAACTACAAGAGAGCTTATTGAAAACGTGCAAATACAATTATCCCCAAGTTGCACTGTACCATTGTACATGTCAAGAAATTTATAGACCGATACCAAGAGCCACTAGGATTTTACAGTGAGCAAAATGTTGAGTCTCTCTACATGGATTTATAGGATACTTGGATGAGATACACAAGGAAGAGTAACCACCATGACGATGCCAACCAGTTGTGGAAAGCAgtagttcattattattcatatcacatttgaatataaaatctaGTAAAAGTCCGGTTGATTTGTGTGTGTTTTATGATGATTTTGGAAAAGCTTTGAAAATGATCCAGTGTAATtgtccaacttttttttacgtgaaaaaattatatacaaggATTATGCATAAttgtagtattttataaaattagagcTACTATCTGAATGTTATTGCTggttaattcaatttattgaacttttttaaattgatcataaCTTCATCAAATcttaaccatttaaaaaaaaaacctctactTTTTAGTTGAAATGGTTTTACGGCCcaaatataaagcaaaatttcctCGGAAAGTTCGTTTTTAAAGCTATCTTAGTTTTTAATTACACTAAAGCTACCCAAAAAACCAATCCCTGATTTTTAAGTTTGCATTTTTACTTATGGCCATGCagacttaaaaaatgtatatgagatgttgcttcattttttttagacctAACCCTTATTTTGGAACACAATGTATACATGTGGATACTAGGGTGTTTGTATAGGACAGGGATGTGAGAGGGCGTCCCATAATAACAATCCCACGATAAGTCGATAACAAGATTTATTACATGGTGTCAGAAGTTGGATAAATGATCCCGGATAATGAAGGAGGAAGCAGTGACTTATACCTTGACTCCAAATGGAGATATACATCCAATGATACCTCCTGCAGCTCCTCTGGTAGTTAGATGGGATACGGCCTATAATTGGGAGCAATTTAAACTTAAGTTTTCGAGATACTCAAGACTCTATTAAGGCATATATACGTCGTTCAACAGTAGGACAAGAGGTGTTGGAAGTGTACAGATATTTCGAATTATCAAACTTCGAGAGATTCAATTACAAGGTGGTCAGAGGAAAGTTCGAGAATATTTCAGTCCAAAGAAGACCgtaatatttgaatactttatCTTATGGTcctgtaatttttcaaaaataaattcaaaaatcaaatccaagggtatttactaaaaattaaattatttgaaacaaaatttcaaatattaaatgtttataaaaaatatttcaaatattaaatgtttataaaaaatatttcaaatattaaatgtttttaaaaaatatttcaaaaatttcaaatattaaatgtttttaaaaaatatttcaaatatttcaaatattaaatgtttttaaaaaatatttttttaaaaatttcaaatattaaatgtttttcaaatattaaatgttgttaaaaaatatttcaaaaattcatcgttatttagagaaaaaataatttttgaaaaacaatttagtaaatgaaatttcaaatattgaattttcagaaaaaatttcaaatattttaattttttcgaaaataaattcaaatatccatagGCCTTTACTAAAAATGAACCCATTTGGGAAAAAAAGGGTGTAGTCCTGTAATTATggagttaaatattaaattatttctattttcacTACCCAGATAACCAGAAAGGGGCTTCCCAATGTGAACTTTTGCATTAGACTGTAGCAACATAACATATACTTAAGAGACACACACCATGAAATAATTCAAGTGAATCAAGTATATAggtaaatttattgttataagaAGTTCAGTACTTACATTTAAAGGAAGAAGGTATTCTTCTCTAGACTTCTTAAATGCTTAAACCAGACGTTGGGCTATGACTGTATGTTAATGTAGTATGTAGTGATCAATGTTTGAGGGCTCTTTGAAAAAGGAACATGTGAGTATTTATACAGAAAACCACTTGATTTTCTACAGTACCGGCACTTAACTCATGTTTACGCTTCCCACCTgtgcacacacacacacacggaGAAGAAGCATCCTATTTTTCTCCCTCAAGATGACTCACCTATACAGGgccgttcaggtaaatccggaccatCTTTAAAAACATCCTGAAATATAAGGAAGCATTTAACTCGGTTATTTCAACTCTCAAGGGAGAGGTTCAGCCTTACCATTAAGTTAGTTgcaaaacttttaattcaaaagaagTATTTACGATGTAGGAGACTCGGAGGAACAGCATCATCGAATTTGCTTGCGCATACCACAGCCCAGCGaacatcaagaagatgctcagatatccaaagagcacagtctacgaCTGAAAAGAGGAAGGCATATATGAGAAATTCCCAGAGTGATAAAAAATGCAATCTCATATTCCCTTGTAGGCctcaaaagttttttgaagTAATCTCCTAGGACTTCGATTAAAActatttccacaaaaaaaaaaaatgccaagtatgccgtgcaacagtctccagggCCATAAACACTGACCTGAGGATGAATTCATACAGCTTAtacaaaagacatatccttGCACACAAAATGTAGACCACCCAGGCTGACAACAGAAGAAAGTTGCTGAACGATTTGGAGTCCCAAGGTAgccgaatcatcttttattcggatgagaaaacAATGGACAATTGGCCACAGAGAGAGGTAAGGTccccacgtctttaaaaccaagtttccagCCAGCATCATACCCCTTGGGGTCATTTGGCGCAAGGGCAGTTCCATGCCCACATCTTATTTGAGCCAAAGGAGAAGGTGTGTATCGACATGTAGTGTGAACTCCTTTTTGACCAAGTGATATCTTCGATGAAGGCTGAGGCCAATGCTGTCAAGTTCCTCTTTCAACAAGACTCGGCTCCCGCTCACAAGGTCCGtaagatccaaaaaaaatttaaagaagagaaggtcTTCTTTTAGGGGGAGTAAGAAAAGAAGGTCTCTGCCAAGTCATACAACAGCATCGACTCCTTAAAGACCTCCATCATCAAGTATTGGAAGAAAGTCTCCCCCACAGACGTggtcaaggcctgcaaatccCTTAGGCTTCGAATAGGGCGAATTTATTGGCGAAAATGCGAAAGACATtcaaggtgtttttttttatattgttataacttgtaaataaaatttctatccTTCAATTGCTTCCCTTATTTATCAGGATGCAATGAAAAGTAGTCCGGATTTACTTGAAGGACCCTGTAGAATTGGCAAAAGTAGTCCTTGCATTGTTGAGATATTACTATTAGTATGcacaataatgtttattaaaatatgttagtaAGACTGGAGGAAAAACGAGTTTTGAAGTGGGTACGCGTTTGAATGAAAACTCTTCATTGGATTTCGTGGGCGAAAACCACTAATCTCAAACAAATCAAATAACACAATGATTATGATATCTTCTGAGTTATACTCATTTGGAATATATATGACTTATAATAAGTCATTATCGATCTAATAATTTATCTCATTTCACGAAAAGTTTTctaaaataaccaaatttttgaaaaaatttctatgaTTTATATATGCAGTGTTTTATGATATTGATGACTAGTGGATAATTTATGAAAGTTTTtcgtttttggacaaaaaatgacCGAATGATgtgaaaaattcattaaaaatattattattaaagatatattatatgggcattgaaatataaaattgttaactatgaataaaagaaaaaagggattttttttaattgaattctttGGCTACATCTGATTTTTCTGGGGTAATgctattttaagattttttcatctctttgtataatgataataatacttttttttaaatactaatataatcctatttttagaaagaaaaaatataggtaataattggaaattttatcCTATTATTATCAAACTGTCTACAATGATTAGCTGATTTTATTAGATAGCCAATAAATAAGTCAAGTCCTAATACAAATATTGagttatatataaactaaatattaatatcaattagtTGAATTATATAGTAATTAATACTATGAAATTATTCGTAACAGAAGAACTGAAAAGTACCGGCCTTCACACAAAGAtggcacactttttttattcatctaatttttagttagtaccaatcttcaaaagacagccgtcaaaatttcataacaatcTGGCTActgatgggggaaaaaattccGTTCAAGCTAagtaattaattgaaaagtgtTACTTTGTTccatacaaaaagtaaaaaaaaaggataataataattggaaaaaggcaaatttgatagaaaaacccgtgttttctttgttaagcctaGGACtgttcagcccatgtgttatgtACCTCCTTAAAATTGAGATACAATTCTAGGAAAATGAATCTGAAGCATATTCAAGTATGTTCAATGTTTATATATGAAATCAAGGATCATATTATTCAAGCGTTTTTTCCTCCgttccaaaacaaaatttaaatattatttttttaaaccaagatTCTTCACTAGACGATCATTTGTTTGATGATTTATCTatgcttaaaatatgtatatttatttacttattacaaAACTATGAAGCATTCACCTATGGCTGTCTTACAAGTTTTTTCAGGTGATTCCTCAGGAGGGTAACCTCATTTAGttagtattttgttgtcaacggTCAATTAGTCTACTTTTTATCCCTTTATCAGTATTTATAACTTAGCTTGCaagttaaaataactaattcaaatacaaataaacgGTTTCCAAAAACTATTGAATACTCTTTACAACgttgagaagaattggcaaACTACTAACTAATTGTGGGcaaattttctgtttatttcggtagaaaaggttgcaatatacatataatcaaattaacgGAGTGACCTCTCTTGggtagtatttttttcatttgtcgtatttttatattaaaagtaaaggttatttataattttttttcctaatgacTTTCATCTTTTTATGTTATACTTTTTCGGATTC
This window encodes:
- the LOC121124014 gene encoding dihydropyrimidinase; this translates as MDEEPHVKKVPRHLQSSQNRLIIKGGDVVNEDGIFRADVYIEDRLITKVGQNLDIPGGTKVIDATGRLVMPGGIDTHTHFEMPFMGTKSIDDFYTGTKAALAGGTTMVIDFVIPAKGESLIEAYNKWRTKADGRVCCDYSLHMAVTHWNEDVRHEMSKICSDTFGINSFKMFMAYKDIFMLTNDEMLECMKTCRAVGGLAQVHAENGEAIAENQQRILAKGITGPEGHPLSRPEDIETEAVFRACTLANQVKCPLYVVHVMGKPAAETIIRHRNRGAVVFGEPIAASLACDGQHYYHSCWRHAAGYVLSPPLREDPSTPAFLMDLLTRGELDCTGTDHCTFNSKQKAMGLHDFTKIPNGVNGVEERMSIIWENGVYGGNMSPERFVAVTSTTAAKIFNIYPQKGVIAPGSDADIVIWDPNTVKTVSAETHQYNVDFNIFEGMTLHGIPETVICGGKIVNSPEEGLRVCTGSGRFIPNAPYSPYVYNKVQEADERRNSEEVPVQRTKEDMFIDESKCQEKEMIVKRPSIDLGGHPDVEKETGNRPAIDAKPQVRNRNPPGGRSSIMF